In Marmota flaviventris isolate mMarFla1 chromosome 17, mMarFla1.hap1, whole genome shotgun sequence, a single genomic region encodes these proteins:
- the LOC139702336 gene encoding axin interactor, dorsalization-associated protein-like isoform X1, producing MTLLTIRIEKIGLKDAGQCIDPYITVSVKDLNGIDLTPVQDTPVASRKEDTYVHFNVDIELQKHIEKLTKGAAIFFEFKHYKPKKRFTSTKCFAFMEMDEIKPGPIVIELYKKPTDFKRRKLQLLTKKPLYLHLHQTLHKE from the exons ATGACATTACTCACTATCAGGATTGAGAAAATTGGTCTGAAAGATGCTGGACAGTGCATCGATCCCTATATTACAGTTAGTGTAAAGG ATCTGAATGGCATAGATTTAACTCCTGTGCAAGATACTCCTGTGGCTTCAAGAAAAGAAGATACATATGTTCATTTTAATGTGGACATTGAGCTCCAGAAGCATATTGAAAAATTAACCAAAG GTGCAGCTATCTTCTTTGAATTCAAACACTACAAGCCTAAAAAAAGGTTTACCAGCACCAAGTGTTTTGCTTTCATGGAGATGGATGAGATTAAACCTGGGCCAATTGTAATAGAACT ATACAAGAAACCCACTgactttaaaagaaggaaattgcaGTTATTGACCAAGAAACCACTTTATCTTCATCTACATCAAACTTTGCACAAGGAATGA